A genomic region of Desulfosarcina ovata subsp. ovata contains the following coding sequences:
- a CDS encoding 4Fe-4S binding protein, translated as MTRKAFLHALIGRKETATQLVVDPDTCVAGKSDCRICADHCPTGALVIEKQIFLNPDLCDACGACIRWCPLGAIAFESFSNREIMTRLSKIAAPCQASDEPPAAGILFLCRKSAAQLPELIEKAKRSLRFHILPVPCIGALSPLVLLESVRLGPGPVICACAVPECPNHASARDCQQLIASLSRLTTPGEKRDPAPALLVLGADELRALIDGPEKGIGCEERSPPPPAPPAEEDAYRPALIRRVGEMTQTMPSPTRLNGLPLPFFDLHVDRSTCTLCGACKRTCPTGALTLVAGNTRRLAFSTRACIGCRTCVNRCPEGAVSVEAVFLPQAVAEGTECIKMEAENGCCKNCGKPVSNPLLLKKIEARMRSQGVVDSACDSVYLCEACKRMQSLFS; from the coding sequence ATGACCCGCAAGGCGTTCCTGCATGCCTTGATCGGTCGGAAGGAAACCGCAACGCAACTGGTGGTGGATCCGGACACCTGCGTTGCGGGAAAAAGCGATTGCCGCATCTGCGCCGATCATTGCCCCACCGGCGCGCTCGTCATCGAAAAGCAGATTTTCCTCAACCCCGATCTGTGTGACGCCTGCGGGGCCTGTATTCGATGGTGCCCGCTGGGGGCGATCGCATTTGAGTCGTTTTCGAACCGGGAGATCATGACCCGGCTTTCGAAGATCGCCGCTCCATGCCAGGCATCCGACGAGCCGCCGGCGGCCGGGATTCTTTTTCTGTGCAGGAAAAGTGCGGCGCAACTGCCCGAACTGATCGAAAAAGCAAAGCGGTCCCTCCGCTTTCACATCCTTCCCGTTCCCTGTATCGGCGCCCTGTCTCCGCTGGTGCTTCTGGAAAGCGTTCGGCTGGGCCCGGGTCCGGTTATCTGCGCATGTGCCGTGCCGGAGTGCCCCAATCACGCCTCGGCCAGGGATTGCCAACAGCTGATCGCATCGTTATCGCGCTTGACAACTCCGGGAGAAAAGCGTGACCCCGCGCCGGCGCTGCTGGTCCTGGGAGCCGATGAGCTGCGCGCGCTCATTGATGGCCCGGAGAAAGGGATTGGATGTGAGGAGCGGAGCCCGCCCCCGCCCGCACCGCCGGCGGAAGAGGATGCCTATCGGCCGGCGTTGATCAGGCGGGTGGGGGAGATGACGCAGACCATGCCTTCCCCAACGCGGTTGAACGGGCTGCCGCTGCCGTTTTTCGATCTGCATGTGGACCGCTCAACATGCACGCTGTGCGGTGCATGCAAACGCACTTGTCCGACCGGGGCGCTGACCCTCGTTGCCGGGAATACCCGAAGACTGGCTTTTTCCACCCGGGCCTGCATCGGATGCAGAACCTGTGTCAACCGATGTCCGGAAGGGGCGGTCTCCGTGGAGGCCGTTTTCTTGCCACAGGCCGTGGCAGAGGGCACGGAATGCATAAAGATGGAAGCTGAAAACGGTTGCTGCAAAAATTGCGGCAAGCCGGTTTCCAATCCCTTGCTCCTTAAAAAAATCGAAGCCCGGATGCGATCTCAGGGGGTGGTGGATTCCGCCTGCGACAGCGTCTATTTATGCGAGGCGTGCAAAAGAATGCAGTCCCTTTTCTCCTGA
- a CDS encoding CHAT domain-containing protein: protein MRSVLFFLWIMALVGGLGQAGEVDTPLDDAAVDQAFAPLQSYVGLEKAIAKMELAIGESAPGATPQADLQRLGLANLLIQLGRNDQALSQLMMLRLLASTESLKAAANALWGLAWAQVYGEKGQVVSECTSFALADHYANAIVPARLKTHCQRMTKDYRFRALIKHIGLAAAADKRFSTAPTEQITVDLGRALLGLLLPEHLFALENEKAQTGKAVPISEADVLLLEQNRPWQSAFLRSAERLSSELYGLELLLNGPDKVVQGWQKLRQAELAHATGQFSQAVRSGRSALANFRQSNCEEGAVRALSLLADGMAAEKSPRAMISAADVYKKLIQVHESRAAQLGTEGLGRYLAHHRDHYQGYRNLLMRACLSATDEIQAFQPDLVRRLILHSSRMQLRPVRREIMLYRAMVAQGYRDEMVRDLAAASVKLADARGQLEATRRKGVIRDTFRGASEEKIVSTLNRAEPGETVFVFAGEPSKNTPMVWEGGPYAQFVKEKARSKKTLTAHGGEALASLRANAELPTDWASLLEGMGPDEAIVAYMQFDLSEPLAAAVMTKGNEPRIVRLAEATLEKVQALVGRTIDLLGAGLADAEPNMTELGELIWTPLGNLPNQVTIVPILSLLGIPFEALKQNDGRYVIQPRGIKYALGLSDRMARQSTTGPLKSAFVIGATEFMHEGLDAIEASREEITSLRSMFQSRGWKIHPENGFPPNGSDFLNSGNRFEVLHISTHAVWDKSDPMFDFLAFPRADIFALEIALSPVQANLAVFSACNLFKARAGALNPVSGISTAALSNLSPQVVTTLWSVNADTTRLFMQRFYDELLKTPRPVDALAQAKRDFLNPERLKEWMNKKNIPPPAGCSIEDLIHPFYWAPFVLVACP, encoded by the coding sequence ATGCGATCCGTTCTCTTTTTTCTGTGGATCATGGCCCTCGTTGGCGGTCTGGGACAAGCAGGCGAGGTCGATACGCCGCTTGACGATGCAGCGGTTGATCAAGCTTTCGCGCCTTTGCAGAGCTATGTCGGGTTGGAGAAGGCTATCGCGAAAATGGAATTGGCTATCGGTGAGTCTGCACCGGGAGCAACCCCCCAAGCGGATCTGCAACGCCTTGGGTTGGCTAATCTTCTGATTCAGCTTGGCCGAAATGACCAGGCGCTTTCCCAGTTGATGATGCTGCGGCTGCTTGCATCCACCGAATCCCTGAAAGCGGCCGCAAACGCCCTCTGGGGGTTGGCGTGGGCTCAGGTCTACGGAGAAAAGGGCCAGGTCGTCAGTGAGTGCACATCCTTCGCCCTTGCCGACCATTATGCGAATGCCATTGTTCCGGCACGACTGAAAACACACTGCCAGCGAATGACGAAAGACTACCGCTTTCGGGCACTCATCAAACACATCGGCCTGGCTGCAGCGGCCGACAAAAGGTTTTCAACCGCCCCCACCGAGCAGATAACGGTTGATCTGGGGCGGGCACTGCTTGGGCTTCTACTGCCAGAACATCTCTTTGCCCTTGAAAATGAAAAAGCGCAGACCGGCAAGGCCGTTCCCATATCCGAAGCGGATGTCCTCCTGCTGGAGCAGAACCGACCGTGGCAATCGGCATTCCTGCGATCGGCCGAAAGGTTGTCAAGCGAGCTGTATGGTCTGGAACTCCTCCTTAATGGTCCAGATAAAGTGGTTCAGGGGTGGCAGAAACTTCGCCAGGCCGAACTGGCTCACGCAACGGGCCAATTCAGCCAGGCGGTCCGGTCAGGCCGGTCAGCCCTGGCGAATTTCCGGCAATCGAATTGCGAAGAAGGGGCGGTCCGGGCACTTTCGCTGTTGGCGGATGGCATGGCCGCTGAGAAGTCGCCACGGGCAATGATAAGTGCGGCCGATGTCTATAAAAAGCTCATCCAGGTGCACGAGTCAAGGGCCGCCCAGCTCGGCACCGAAGGCCTGGGACGCTACCTTGCCCATCATCGCGATCATTACCAGGGGTACAGGAACCTGCTGATGCGTGCATGCCTTTCGGCAACAGATGAAATTCAAGCGTTTCAACCCGATCTGGTGCGCCGTTTGATCCTGCACAGCAGTCGCATGCAACTGCGGCCGGTACGCCGGGAGATAATGCTTTACCGGGCCATGGTGGCCCAGGGATACCGGGATGAGATGGTCCGCGACCTGGCGGCAGCATCCGTCAAACTGGCCGACGCCAGGGGACAACTCGAGGCAACACGCCGAAAGGGGGTCATCCGGGATACGTTTCGCGGTGCATCGGAGGAAAAGATCGTCTCGACACTGAACCGCGCCGAACCGGGTGAAACCGTCTTCGTGTTCGCGGGAGAGCCCTCGAAGAACACGCCCATGGTGTGGGAGGGCGGCCCCTATGCCCAGTTCGTCAAAGAGAAAGCCAGATCCAAAAAAACGCTTACCGCTCACGGAGGAGAGGCATTGGCATCGCTGCGGGCCAATGCTGAATTGCCAACAGACTGGGCGTCCCTGCTGGAGGGGATGGGACCGGACGAGGCCATCGTCGCCTATATGCAGTTCGATCTTTCGGAACCCCTTGCGGCTGCCGTGATGACAAAGGGAAATGAGCCCAGGATTGTGCGACTGGCGGAAGCGACGCTCGAAAAGGTTCAGGCCCTGGTCGGAAGGACAATCGATTTGCTGGGTGCAGGGTTGGCGGATGCCGAGCCAAACATGACGGAACTGGGTGAGCTGATCTGGACGCCCCTGGGCAATCTGCCGAACCAGGTTACCATCGTGCCGATATTGAGCCTGTTAGGCATCCCTTTCGAAGCCTTGAAGCAGAACGATGGACGATACGTGATCCAACCCCGGGGGATCAAATACGCTTTGGGCCTCAGTGACCGAATGGCGCGGCAATCAACGACCGGGCCATTAAAAAGCGCGTTTGTCATCGGCGCCACTGAATTCATGCATGAGGGACTCGATGCCATCGAAGCCTCACGCGAAGAAATTACCTCCTTACGATCCATGTTTCAGAGCAGAGGCTGGAAGATTCATCCTGAAAATGGGTTTCCGCCAAACGGCAGCGATTTTCTGAACAGCGGCAATCGTTTTGAAGTCCTGCATATCTCAACGCATGCGGTATGGGACAAGAGTGATCCCATGTTTGACTTTCTCGCCTTTCCCCGGGCGGACATCTTTGCCCTTGAAATTGCGCTGTCTCCGGTCCAGGCGAATCTTGCCGTATTCAGTGCCTGCAACCTCTTTAAGGCAAGGGCCGGCGCCTTGAATCCGGTTTCCGGCATCTCCACGGCCGCACTGTCAAATCTGTCGCCACAGGTCGTTACGACCCTGTGGTCGGTCAACGCCGATACGACCCGCCTGTTCATGCAGCGATTTTACGACGAGTTATTGAAAACCCCCCGTCCGGTCGACGCGTTAGCCCAGGCCAAACGAGACTTCCTGAACCCCGAACGCCTTAAAGAATGGATGAATAAAAAAAACATACCGCCCCCTGCAGGTTGCTCGATCGAGGACTTGATCCATCCCTTTTACTGGGCGCCGTTCGTTCTTGTTGCCTGCCCATGA